ATATAAACGAAATATTAAGTCGTTTTAAAACTGCTTTTGAAAATGATGATCTTCCGGATATTAAACAAATTATAATTGATAACGGAATTGCATGCCCGGTTTCAGGAAGCAAAAACTGGACAGATGTCAGGCAATTTAACTTAATGTTCGACACAAAACTCGGTTCTGTGAGTGAAGATGCAGATTTAATTTACTTAAGACCCGAAACTGCACAAGGAATTTTTGTAAATTACCTCAACGTGCAAAAAACAGGAAGAATGAAACTTCCTTTTGGTATAGCACAAATTGGTAAAGCATTCAGAAATGAAATTGTTGCCCGTCAATTTATTTTCAGAATGAGAGAATTTGAACAAATGGAAATGCAATTCTTTATTAGACCGGGTGAAGAAGATAAATGGTTTGAATATTGGAGAGATGCAAGAATGAAATGGCATAAAGCTTTGGGAATGGGCAACGAAAATTACAGATTCCACGATCATGAAAATATGGCACATTATGCAAAAGCAGCAACCGATATCGAATTTAACTTTCCTTTCGGATTTAAAGAATTGGAAGGCATACACTCAAGAACTGATTTTGATCTTTCTCAACATCAAGAATTTTCAGCTAAGAAATTGCAATATTTTGACCCTGAGCTTAATGAATCTTATGTTCCCTATGTAATAGAAACATCAATAGGTCTCGACAGAATGTTCCTCACCGTTTTATCAAATTCTTTTGAAGAAGAAAAAATTAACAAAGAAAACGGGAAAACTGAAATAAGAACAGTTTTAAGAATCCCTGAAGTTTTAGCTCCTGTTAAAGCAGCAATTTTACCATTAGTTAAAAAAGACGGTTTACCCGAAAAAGCAAGAAAAATTTTAGAACAATTAAAATACGATTTCAATTGCCAATACGAAGAAAAAGATTCAATAGGTAAACGTTACAGAAGACATGATGCAATCGGCACTCCGTTCTGCATAACAGTTGATCATCAAACACTTGAAGACAATACAGTTACTTTAAGATACAGAGACACCATGGAACAAGAGCGTATTAAAATTGATGAACTTAATTCAATAATTGATGAAAAAGTGAACTTTAAAAAATTATTTAAAGAACTGAATTCGTAAAACTACCCCACCCTGTCAGAGGTTCACAAGCCTGACAGGGTTAAATAAGACTATCTTGAAAATCGGCAATATTGAAATAAAACGCTTCCCCCTACTTCTCGCCCCAATGGAAGATATTACAGACAGGTCATTCAGGCAAGTCTGTAAAGATTTTGGTGCCGATATTTTATATACCGAATTTATTGCATCAGAAGCATTAATCAGAAATGTAGAAAAAACATTAAAAAAACTTGCAATTGATGATCACGAAAGACCTGTTGGTATTCAAATATACGGACACAGGATTGATGCAATGACAGAAGCTGCAAAAATTGCCCAAGAAGCAAAACCGGATTTAATTGACATTAATTACGGATGTCCTATGAAAAAAATTGCAAACAGAGGTGCAGGTGCCGGAATATTGAAAGATATACCGAAAATGATGAAGATGACGAGAGCCGTTGTTGATGCAGTTGATCTGCCCGTAACTGTAAAAACACGTCTCGGTTGGGATTCGGACAATTTGATAATTGACGAAATTGCAGAAGAACTGCAAGATACCGGAATAAAAGCATTGACAATTCACGGAAGAACCCGAACACAATTGTATAAAGGAATATCAGATTGGTCATTAATAGGTAAAGTTAAAAATAATCCTCGCATACACATTCCGATTATCGGAAACGGAGATATTAAAGACGGAGAATCAGCACAAGAAAAAATTGATAAATACGGTGTTGACGGCATTATGATTGGCAGAGGAAGTATCGGACGGCCGTGGATATTTAAAGAAGTCAGACATTTTCTTGAAAACAAAGAAAAATTATCGGAAATCAGCATCCAAGAAAAAACAGAAATTGCAAGAGACCATTTTAAACGATCTTTAGAATTGAAAGAAGGCAAAAAAGGATTTTATGAAATGAGAAGACATTTTGCTTTATATTTTAAAGGACTTAAAAACTTTAAACCCTTAAGATTAAAATTATTAACATCAATGGATGCAGATGAGATTAATAATATTCTTGATTTAATAAAAGAACAATACAGAGAGAATTAAAAAGGGTTATACTGTTATTTTACCGGATAATTGATTTATACTTTAATTTAAAAATTATATGATTCTACTGTTATTTTAATGAGAATTAATTATTTTAGCATTTAATCATTATAGCATTTAAGCATTTAAGCATTATATTGTGAAACTTTAAACCTGCCGTTTTACGGCTTTATGTTATGTTTAATAACAAAATTCTTTTAATTACTTCAGTCATTGCTTTAATTGCATTGACATTAGTTGCAGTTTTTTTCGGGAATAAAAAAAGAGAGTTATCACCCGTAATTAATGCAATTCCCTCTAAAGTTTCTTTAATTATTGAAACCGATGATTTTACTTATTTATCTCATAAAATTTCAAAAAATGAAAATTTAAGTTCAATCTTGCCTAAGATGAGTAAAAGCAATAATTTCTATAATGACTTTCTGTTTTTGGACTCATTAATAAACTCAAACAAAAAAATTAAACAATTCCTTAACGAAAAAACAGTTATAATTTCTGCACATTCACAAGGCAGAAAAGATATTGATTTTTTATTTGCAACCGGATCAAAAGATAACAAAAAAAATATTGATGAGCTTAATTCAATCATAAAAAAATCAGCTCCGAATTCAGCATTAACAAACATTAGTTTTGCCGGAGCTGAAATTGTAAAACAAAATATATCCGGCAATAAAAATGTATTTTTTTACACGTTTTTTGAAGATTATTTCCTTTTCTCTTATTCGGAAATTCTTTTGCAAAAAGCAATTAAAAACATAAACAGCGGAGCATCGCTTTTTTCTGATGCTAATTTTACTAAACTTTACAGGCAAGTTAAAAATAAAAATGATGCTAAAATTTATATAAACTACAATAACTTCTTTAATTCAACCGACGGATATTTAAATAATACATTTCGTGATAAAAAGCATATTTTACAAAATTTTGCTGATTGGACAGTATTTGATATTAATATAAAAAGAAAAGAAATAAAACTGACCGGACATACTATTCTTAAACCCGAAATGCAGTTTTTAAACTTATTTAAAAACGTAAATCCAAAAAAAAGCAATATACTCAGAATCCTTCCCGAAAAAACATCTGCATTTCTGTCATTTAATATCGGAAACGGTTCAGTCTATCATTATAAATACGAAGATTTCTTGGCAAGTATAAAACAATTGAATGATCATCAAATTAAGATGGCTTCATTCTACAGTAATTATAAAATTGATGAAGATAAATATAACTTATATGATCTTACAGATAATGAAATTGCTTTAGTTTATGAAGATGTCAATAAAACAGGGAAAAAACACAATGTTTATATACTTATAAAAATTAAAGACAAAACTAAAACAGAAGAATTTTTTAATAAAATAATTACTGAACATTGCTCAAAAAATAATATCAATACAGATCAATTTAAGAACGTCTTTATATATAGTGCTGATTTTAAGATAAATAAACTTCCCTTAAAAGATCTTCCCGAATTATATTACGGTACATTTTTTCAAAATACCAATGCTGAATATTATACATTTATTGATGATTTTATTATTTTCGGAGAATCGATCAGTGATCTTGAATGTATCATAGAATCTTATATTATGGATAAAACATTCAGAAGAAAGTCGCAGAATTATAAATTTATAAAATCTTTACCAAGTCAATCTAATATATTCTTCTATACAGATATATTTCATTCTCTGAATTTATATGAAAAAATACTTGTTGAATCAAAAGCAAAAAAACTCGCAAAAAATATCAGTTCTCTTATTTCTGTACAAGGTCCGGCAATTCAATTTATATCAGACTCTTATCCTATTTATACAACATTCAGCATTGCTCTTCAAACTGAAGAACCACAAACATCAGAAACAGTATGGGAAGTAAGATTAGATACAATAATTGCCGGTAAACCGAATATTATCATTAATCATAATACTGAAGAAAAAGAAATTGTAATTCAAGATGCCGCTAATAAATTATATTTAATTGATAAATCAGGAAAGATCATTTGGACAAGACAATTAGACGGTAAAATAATAAGCAATATATATCAAATTGATTATTACAATAATAACAAACTCCAATTATTATTTAATACAAAAAATAAAATATATTGTATTGACAGAAAAGGAAATTGGTTAGAAACTTATCCGATTAAGCTAAAATCAGAAGCAACAAACGGATTATTACTAATTGATTATGACAAGGACAAAAATTATCGAATTATTATTGCAACTAAAAACAAAAGCGTATATCTTTATAATAAAGAAGGGAAGATTATTAAAGGATGGGAGTTTAAAAAGACAAAGAGCAATGTAACCGGAAATATTAAATTATATCAAAATAATAATAAAGATTATATCGTTTTTAGAGATAAAAGCAACATATATATATTAAATCGAAAAGGACAGCTAAGAGTAAAACCTGAAGTAAACATATCACTTTCAAAACATTCTGAAATATTTTTTACAAGCAAGAACAGTAAATCAAAAGCACATTTTTGTGTTACAAATCCTTCAGGAACAATTTATAAAATATTTGAAAACGGGAAAGTTGAAAAGAAGAATGTAAAGACTTTTTCAAACTATCATTATTTTTTATATTACGATATAAACGGAGATAATATTCAGGATTATATTTTTACCGACAATAACAGAACTGAAGTTTACAGCGGTTTAAATGATAAAAGAATATTCATACGTAATTATAATAAAGATATTAAATTTAAGCCGACAATTTACCGATTTAGTGAAGATGATATCAGAATCGGCTCAGTATCCGAAAATATGATTTTTTTAATCAATAATTCAGGAGAAATGAGTGAAGGGTTTCCGTTGACAGGTTCAGGTTTCTTCAGTATCACAATTTTTGATCAATCAAATGAATTTTCATTAATTGTAGGAAATAACGATAACTATTTATATAAATATAACCTAAAATAAGCAGTTATATATTAAATAAAAAATATTAACTTTGCATGACCGACTTTATTCAGCAA
The sequence above is drawn from the Bacteroidales bacterium genome and encodes:
- the dusB gene encoding tRNA dihydrouridine synthase DusB yields the protein MKIGNIEIKRFPLLLAPMEDITDRSFRQVCKDFGADILYTEFIASEALIRNVEKTLKKLAIDDHERPVGIQIYGHRIDAMTEAAKIAQEAKPDLIDINYGCPMKKIANRGAGAGILKDIPKMMKMTRAVVDAVDLPVTVKTRLGWDSDNLIIDEIAEELQDTGIKALTIHGRTRTQLYKGISDWSLIGKVKNNPRIHIPIIGNGDIKDGESAQEKIDKYGVDGIMIGRGSIGRPWIFKEVRHFLENKEKLSEISIQEKTEIARDHFKRSLELKEGKKGFYEMRRHFALYFKGLKNFKPLRLKLLTSMDADEINNILDLIKEQYREN
- a CDS encoding DUF3352 domain-containing protein, producing MFNNKILLITSVIALIALTLVAVFFGNKKRELSPVINAIPSKVSLIIETDDFTYLSHKISKNENLSSILPKMSKSNNFYNDFLFLDSLINSNKKIKQFLNEKTVIISAHSQGRKDIDFLFATGSKDNKKNIDELNSIIKKSAPNSALTNISFAGAEIVKQNISGNKNVFFYTFFEDYFLFSYSEILLQKAIKNINSGASLFSDANFTKLYRQVKNKNDAKIYINYNNFFNSTDGYLNNTFRDKKHILQNFADWTVFDINIKRKEIKLTGHTILKPEMQFLNLFKNVNPKKSNILRILPEKTSAFLSFNIGNGSVYHYKYEDFLASIKQLNDHQIKMASFYSNYKIDEDKYNLYDLTDNEIALVYEDVNKTGKKHNVYILIKIKDKTKTEEFFNKIITEHCSKNNINTDQFKNVFIYSADFKINKLPLKDLPELYYGTFFQNTNAEYYTFIDDFIIFGESISDLECIIESYIMDKTFRRKSQNYKFIKSLPSQSNIFFYTDIFHSLNLYEKILVESKAKKLAKNISSLISVQGPAIQFISDSYPIYTTFSIALQTEEPQTSETVWEVRLDTIIAGKPNIIINHNTEEKEIVIQDAANKLYLIDKSGKIIWTRQLDGKIISNIYQIDYYNNNKLQLLFNTKNKIYCIDRKGNWLETYPIKLKSEATNGLLLIDYDKDKNYRIIIATKNKSVYLYNKEGKIIKGWEFKKTKSNVTGNIKLYQNNNKDYIVFRDKSNIYILNRKGQLRVKPEVNISLSKHSEIFFTSKNSKSKAHFCVTNPSGTIYKIFENGKVEKKNVKTFSNYHYFLYYDINGDNIQDYIFTDNNRTEVYSGLNDKRIFIRNYNKDIKFKPTIYRFSEDDIRIGSVSENMIFLINNSGEMSEGFPLTGSGFFSITIFDQSNEFSLIVGNNDNYLYKYNLK
- a CDS encoding glycine--tRNA ligase is translated as MANPDKFKKIIAHAKEYGFVFQSSEIYDGLSAVYDYGQNGSELKENIKKYWKDSMVMMHENIVGIDSAIFMHPTVWKASGHVGAFNDPLIDNKDSKKRYRADVLIEEHVEKINIKINKDVEKARKKFGDDFDEDQFRSTNGRIIERQKNINEILSRFKTAFENDDLPDIKQIIIDNGIACPVSGSKNWTDVRQFNLMFDTKLGSVSEDADLIYLRPETAQGIFVNYLNVQKTGRMKLPFGIAQIGKAFRNEIVARQFIFRMREFEQMEMQFFIRPGEEDKWFEYWRDARMKWHKALGMGNENYRFHDHENMAHYAKAATDIEFNFPFGFKELEGIHSRTDFDLSQHQEFSAKKLQYFDPELNESYVPYVIETSIGLDRMFLTVLSNSFEEEKINKENGKTEIRTVLRIPEVLAPVKAAILPLVKKDGLPEKARKILEQLKYDFNCQYEEKDSIGKRYRRHDAIGTPFCITVDHQTLEDNTVTLRYRDTMEQERIKIDELNSIIDEKVNFKKLFKELNS